The proteins below are encoded in one region of Nitrospirota bacterium:
- a CDS encoding metal ABC transporter permease → METLHQILAFDFLLRNSLYTSVLVGFACPLVGVFLVMRRLVFMGVALPQISSTGVAIALSLPLWLGFKLTEHGSHSAHELAFAGSILFSLTAILVLAFLERRGRGQAEGRLGTAYVVAAALSILLLSKNPYGEIGWLDMLKGEVITISNFDLVLTAATLTLVLAALGLFHKELLLVSFDREMAIILRKKVVFWDVLLYLLIGLTVSMAVLSVGPLIAFGFLLIPALTAHQFARTMRLFTVLASLIGGAAAFFGFWAAYQWDLPVGPTDVVLLGVLYATGWLAARLLPGNLRLTRKT, encoded by the coding sequence ATGGAAACGCTTCACCAGATCCTCGCTTTTGATTTTCTTCTCCGCAACTCGCTTTACACCAGCGTGCTCGTCGGCTTCGCCTGCCCGCTCGTTGGTGTATTCCTTGTGATGCGCCGGTTGGTGTTCATGGGTGTGGCGCTGCCCCAGATCTCCTCGACCGGCGTTGCCATCGCTCTCTCGCTTCCGCTGTGGCTTGGATTCAAGCTGACCGAGCACGGCTCGCACAGCGCGCACGAGCTCGCCTTTGCCGGCTCGATTCTATTCTCGCTGACCGCGATCCTGGTGCTTGCCTTCCTGGAACGGCGCGGGAGAGGACAAGCTGAAGGCCGGCTCGGTACCGCTTACGTCGTGGCTGCCGCGCTCAGCATCTTGTTGCTTTCAAAAAATCCTTACGGAGAGATCGGCTGGCTCGATATGCTGAAAGGGGAGGTCATCACCATCTCCAATTTCGATCTCGTGCTGACGGCGGCAACGCTGACGCTCGTCCTCGCAGCGCTGGGACTGTTCCACAAGGAGTTGCTCCTCGTCTCGTTCGACCGCGAGATGGCGATCATTCTTCGCAAAAAAGTCGTTTTCTGGGACGTATTGCTCTACCTGCTGATTGGACTAACCGTCTCGATGGCGGTGCTCAGCGTGGGTCCGCTCATCGCATTCGGATTTCTGCTGATACCCGCGCTGACCGCGCATCAATTCGCTCGCACCATGCGCCTGTTCACGGTGCTGGCCTCTTTGATCGGAGGAGCAGCCGCTTTTTTCGGCTTCTGGGCCGCATATCAATGGGACTTGCCGGTCGGCCCGACGGATGTTGTCCTCCTTGGCGTACTCTACGCGACGGGCTGGCTGGCCGCCAGGCTTCTCCCGGGAAATTTACGGCTGACCCGGAAGACATGA
- a CDS encoding metal ABC transporter ATP-binding protein produces MNESLITLENLSIGYNGQPVLSGLTLSISRASFTAILGANGSGKSTLLKTLLGLLPPVAGRIETSAGAPLTFGYVPQSNQFDPVYLLTGFDVALMGVYGRIRPGGLIPPAERSFTRECLHAVGAEGFSHNRFAELSGGQKQRVLIARALATRPDILVLDEPTAGVDREATTAVLKFISQIRRERKITVLLVTHDFSAVRHYAEKAIWLHEGKVFQGAADELLTAERMAEIFEIGMD; encoded by the coding sequence ATGAATGAATCACTGATCACACTGGAAAACCTGAGCATCGGCTACAACGGCCAGCCGGTGCTGTCCGGCCTTACGCTCTCCATTTCCCGGGCAAGCTTCACCGCTATCCTCGGAGCCAACGGCTCGGGCAAATCGACCTTGCTCAAAACGCTGCTTGGGCTGCTGCCACCGGTCGCGGGACGCATCGAGACCTCAGCGGGAGCGCCGCTCACGTTCGGCTATGTCCCCCAATCCAATCAGTTCGACCCGGTGTATCTGCTCACGGGGTTTGATGTCGCGCTTATGGGCGTTTATGGCCGCATACGTCCAGGGGGTCTTATCCCCCCGGCCGAACGCTCCTTCACGCGCGAATGTCTGCATGCAGTGGGTGCGGAGGGTTTTTCCCACAATCGTTTTGCCGAACTCTCGGGCGGTCAGAAACAACGCGTGCTCATTGCCCGCGCTCTGGCCACGCGTCCCGACATACTTGTCCTGGACGAACCCACGGCGGGGGTGGACCGTGAGGCAACGACCGCCGTGCTGAAATTCATTTCGCAGATCCGCAGGGAAAGGAAGATCACGGTCCTGCTCGTTACGCACGACTTTTCGGCCGTCCGTCACTACGCCGAGAAAGCCATCTGGCTTCACGAGGGCAAGGTTTTTCAAGGGGCCGCCGATGAACTGCTCACCGCCGAGCGGATGGCTGAAATATTTGAAATAGGGATGGACTGA